From Carassius carassius chromosome 15, fCarCar2.1, whole genome shotgun sequence:
aagggaaGTGAATGAGTCACTTGGATACCTCGGAATcaaataaaaccttaaaaaaaaaaaaaagagctggcTGGTTTGATTTAACGTTATCCCACCTCCCCACTGGAGCTGATGAGGGTGGTCTGGAACAGATCTCCACTGCCCCAAGAGTTCTGGGTCTTCCACACCAGGTCAGAAGGAGGGTTGTGGATTCCTCCAGCTCCAGAGGCCCAAATCTGACAGAACAGAGACACTGAAGTCAGTCAGGAATTCAAAAGCAACTAAAGAAGACTATAGTGTGGTAAATCGATACTTACTGTGACAGTCTGCCCTGCCTTCAGAGTAAATTTTGGTGGGAACTTGTAGATGATGGGAGTGCTGGAACCAATCTGCCTCTTCACCTGCCAGTGTCCCATAGTTTGATCCTGGAGGAAGAagattcatttaataattaaataataattcattccCTTTTATCAGTCGCCAATGCTCCTTTTCTCCTTCTCACCTGGTCAGACTTGTTACTGAGCCGTACATATTTGCCCTCCATGTCCACTTCGTCCACGGTCACGCGACCGCTGGCAGAGGCCTGCTGGGCGACTCTTGTGCGAGTAACAGTTCCACCGACCACGCTGGAGGCATCGCTGTCATTATCGTTCAAGCGCCGTTTCTTAGCACTGCCTGAAGAGGTACGACTGGTGCTGCTCTGGAGCACACGTGTATGAGTTCCTGATCCTCCGGAGCGGGTTACAGTCACCCCACGGACAGGAGGAGGACTCGGGGAGAGACGCAGCCTAAACAGGGATAGCGGGACAATGGATGTGAGGACAGTTTTTGAGTAAATGCATGAGGCTGATATACACCACAAGTTCTATTGTAATTAGTATAATCATCTTCATTTGAGTGCTTTACTTAGCAAATATTGATATATGcaattaattaatcagaatatgATTAATGCTTTTGCTCttagatttaaaatgataaaaatttgTAGTTGTTTTATGAATAAACTTTTTGGGATTTTGGTTAGAAATTTTATTAAAGTATTAATCATAATCAATAATGCtgtattaaaaatactaaaactacaAACCgtctttgtgtatgttttatttatatgaatttctcaaatttttttttttttctaaatgtaattaaaccattaattattcattttttaactatttcttaatttactttaatattaaaagcatctgaaaaaaaaatcaaaccagcaaaaaatgtaatctatttttaataaacattcattaaatattttatcaaataaattataaaatatattttaaaaatgtaatttaatcaacTTTTCAATACTTAATCAGCATATACTGTTGCAGttaattttatcaaaatatcatgCAATTAATGTGATTAAAAATTTTAAAGCAATTGACAGCTCTATTATTTACAACTAGCAACATCTGCATGTGTCCAACAAGTAATATCCCATTGCTCACCTCTCTTCCTCGCCCTCCAGGAGCTTCCGGTAAGCACTGATCTCCATGTCGAGTGCAAGCTTAATGTCCAGCAGCTCCTGGTACTCATCCAACTGTTGCTGCATGCGTTGCCTCATTTCAGCCATCTCTTTCTCCTTGTCCTCCATACGACGGCGCATCATGTCCCTGTCTCTGGATAGAGCCTCCTCCAGTTCACGGATCTTCGCCTCACGAGCAGACAACTGATGAAGAGAGCACAATCGTgcaatttaaataatgtaaagaAATGCTACGGGCCTGATTTTCAAACTTAAATTCAACTTGTGTTCCTTCTTTATgatcaaatcatttaaaataagaagGTTGTAGGAATATTCCAGTACACTAGAAAAGAATAGATCTAATAGATGAATTGCTAGTTATGTTTTACCAATATAATTTCTGAGGGTGgagtttaaaaaaagacatttgcgGATAGTTTAATTGCAAGTTATTCTATTGTAGGAGCATTGTGGTACACATGTACAGGTACAAATAATTTCAATATGTTGCTGCTTTGTCAGCACTGCAATAAAtagttgtatgtatgtgtgtgtacctgtTTCTGTAGCTGAGTGAGCTGAGAGGTCACACTCTCCAGCCTCAAACGTGTCTGCTGCAGTTCCTCATGGGCGGCTCCTACCAAATGGCTGTTCCTGTCAGCCGACTGACGGGCGTTctccagctacacacacacacagataacacaGGATGACATTTAACTGACAGATATGCTGCATGTCTTTatacatgattttctttttaacAAATTGCCAACGGATCAGTCAGCAAATATGTATACAGGGCGGCCCGGTTTAACAAGGCGCCCCAGGGGAGATACAAAGACGTCGATCCTCAAGGACACCACATTTGACAGTTTGCTCTTTGATTGTTGTATTACCTTGGAGTTGTAGGTCTTTTCAATTTCATCCTTGTAGATGCGAAGCTGCTCTTCGTGTTGGTTGCGAAGTTCAATCAAAGCCTCGGACAGTTTACTCTCAAAATCCTGCGGGCGGCCGCCGTCGATTTCCACCACACGTGACTCATGCCTGCGCTTCGATTCACGGAGCTCCTGGAAAATACAAGTCAATAGGTTAGAGTAACAGAGAAAGTCCGGCCAGTCTTTGTTACAGTCTTCATGTTGAgaattttgttttcttcatttccATAGGAGAGCCATTATATGCATAGGAGAGCTCAGCATAAACAGATGTGTGTGAGGGACCTCAGTGTAGATGTTCTTCTGGAACTCCAGCTCCTCTTTCAGGGTCTGGATTCGGTTCTCAGCGTCCACACGTCGTAGCATTTCATCCTGTAGCTGCTTCTTAGCATCACTCAGACTGCCCTCCAGCTGCAACACACATATTCACTTCAATAACTTCTATATAAATTCAAAGTTAAAAGCAACATACTATGCGAAATACTAGTAAATACTAGAAAACCCTCCTATCTAAACTGATATGTACTTATGATATAttgtaaatttataaataaaaataaacaatacaagtttaatgttttacatatttatgtttgtgtttttttattttgtaatatatttatgtaactaCATTTTAGCAACTACTGCGGTTCCCTGGTCAAGAACCACTGATCTAAACCCcaaaaaaatgttatttcagcAAACTGTATAAGATTTGCTTTGAGCAAAtaagtaataatttaattttgcaattttatcatAAGAAAGCGGAACTAATTTATAAagattaaaagaataataattcatgcctatatatatatatatatatatatatatatatatatatatatatatatagtttaggcTATGGGAATGTGATTTAGCATTATCATATTCCCAATATATTATTGGCAAAAATAGTGCTAAATCATATTCCCTTGCTTAAGCAAGCAAGTAGTCACTTTGGATCATTCTCAAGTACCCTGCACATGTATGTAATAATGGCACAAACTGCAACCTTTTGGTCACTAACCCAGATCTTTAACCACAGCACCAGACCACCCAAACACTAGACATGCAGCGTTTTATAGAGTCATCACCTTGGCCAGCTGGGCTTTCAGATCTCTGACTTCGACCTCCAGTGATCTCTTCTCCCCCAGTGCTGTGGAGAGAGACGCGTCCTTCGAGTTCAGCAGAGCTTCCAGATCCTTCAGTCTGGCCAGAGCCGATTCCAGATCTGCCTCTTTCTTACTATTCCTacagatataaataaaaaaagaagacattagagcatgttttttttcctctcggTACACAGAGGAATACAATTATCTTATTCAGATTCTGAATAGTCAGATTATTATACTCATTCATGCATGTTGTGGTTTGAGTAGAAAGTCTCCTATATCAAACAATTGTGAGCAACTACACTAGCGTGGCACCATGGCCGGAGTTCAGCACCGCAGGAGCAGATCACATCTTTTCGGCTGTCAGAACTGATctaagactgtaaaaaatgcatcTGGTTTGGATCCATAAGCTTGAGTGAATATGTTTGCCAAGTAGGAAAGCTGGAATAATCAGTTCAGAGCAAATGAACATCAGACTGCCCACAATTTTGCCTGGGATTTCGTACCAAAACCAAGGaccttttaaaatctgtaaacaaTAACCTTAAGAACCCTCTCTCTAAAACAGAGCCTCCGACAGTGAATTTAAACCATATGTGTGTGACTACAGTGCTGTTCATTATGAAATTGCAGAAAGGAACCATACAAACCCTAATAAAAACACAGAATGGTAATTGAATCAATAAATTAAAGATGACTGGTGGTTTCGTTAGGGCATCAAACGAAGTAAGGCAAAGTGAGGTTCAGGTTTCGTGTTTTGAAACCTAGAAGGATAATAAGGCCTTACAGTCTAAAATGAGATTACAATTTATTAACCTCGTATAGGTTCTCTCTCAAATCAAGTGTTTAGGGTTAGAGTTCTTCTCTGTGCATTCCAAGATCAGATTTCACAAGGCCTGTAAAGTAGCG
This genomic window contains:
- the LOC132158577 gene encoding lamin-A-like — its product is METPGQKRSSRGGTTTILSPTRISRLQEKEDLCNLNDRLAVYIDKVRSLETENAGLRMRITESETEISREMSGMKAAYEAELADARKTLDSVAKERARLQLELSKVREDYKELKARNSKKEADLESALARLKDLEALLNSKDASLSTALGEKRSLEVEVRDLKAQLAKLEGSLSDAKKQLQDEMLRRVDAENRIQTLKEELEFQKNIYTEELRESKRRHESRVVEIDGGRPQDFESKLSEALIELRNQHEEQLRIYKDEIEKTYNSKLENARQSADRNSHLVGAAHEELQQTRLRLESVTSQLTQLQKQLSAREAKIRELEEALSRDRDMMRRRMEDKEKEMAEMRQRMQQQLDEYQELLDIKLALDMEISAYRKLLEGEEERLRLSPSPPPVRGVTVTRSGGSGTHTRVLQSSTSRTSSGSAKKRRLNDNDSDASSVVGGTVTRTRVAQQASASGRVTVDEVDMEGKYVRLSNKSDQDQTMGHWQVKRQIGSSTPIIYKFPPKFTLKAGQTVTIWASGAGGIHNPPSDLVWKTQNSWGSGDLFQTTLISSSGEEMAMRKVTRTLFQDEDDDEMAAHSTCGDSEYNLRSRTVVCGSCGQPSDKNSGCVTASSGVSSASRSFCSGGGLPESFVSPSHFIVSNDKRRQAGPKLDNCSIM